The Polynucleobacter sp. VK25 genome segment AAGCAACTCCATACTGCCCATGCAGCCTCTACAGGGTTGATGTCTGCTTATATTGCACAAGCTGGTTTTACAGGCGCGCAGCATATATTGGAAGGCAAACAAGGCTTAGCTGCAGGCATGTCCAGCGATAGCGATCCAAGTAAATTGGTTGATCGCTTAGGGAGTCGCTGGGCCTTAGCGGAGACCAGCTTTAAGTATTACGCCTCATGCCGTCATACCCACCCTGCTGCTGATGCATTGCTCCAAGTCATGCTGACCAATAATCTATCGCCTAGCGATATTTCTAAAGTAGAAACCTTAGTTCACCAAGGCGCTATTGACGTATTAGGTCCCGTAACTGATCCAGCGACTGTGCATCAATCGAAGTTCTCGATGGGCACTGTTCTGGCTTTGGTTGCGCATTATCGGTTTGCTGGTTTGCAAGAATTCGATCAACACTTTCATGATGATGAGATCTGCGCATTCCGTGAGCGCGTTTCGATGACACTAGATCCTGAGGTTGATAGCGCTTATCCACAACGCTGGATTGGCAAAGTTAAGGTTCATCTCACTAATGGCCAAGTATTGGATGGTCGAGTGGATGAGCCTAAAGGTGATCCAGGAAATACTTTATCCCGAGCAGAAATTACCGACAAAGCAATGCGCCTAGCTGCCTTTAGCGCAGGCGCCAGCCCAACAGAAATGAGTAAAGCTATTGATCTCTTGTGGAATATCCGCAAACAAGCCAAGATAGGCTTTCTTCTTCCATCAAACTAAGTACAGACTAAGTTCAGACTAATTCATGAATCCACTTGATACGCCATTAGGCTACAGCACCAACTTTCTATTTGTACCAGGCACTCGTCCAGAGCGTTTTATCAAGGCTCTTGATAGTGGCGCCAGTGGAGTTGTCTTAGATTTAGAGGATGCCGTCCCCGAGGAAGATAAAGCGACTGCTCGTGATGCCATTCGGGTCGCTTGGGTCGGCTTTAGTGCTGAGCAAAAGAAGCGTCTAGTGATTCGTACCAATTCACCCGGAAGCAAGTTCTATTCTGCTGACTTAATCCTGGCCCAAGAACTTCAAGTTGCCTGTCTATTAATCCCCAAAAGCGAATCTGGCGATCAAATTAATGGTGCCGCCCTCATCCTGCCGAATACTGCAATCATTCCAATGATTGAAACTGCGGTTGGCCTGGATCAACTCAAGGCAATTGCCAATGCCAACCAGGTGATTCGTATTGCTTTGGGTAATTTAGATTTACAAGCCGATCTTGGTATGGTGTGTGACCGCCAAGAAACAGAATTACAAACTGCCCGCTATCAAATCGTTTTAGCATCTCGCCTCGCACAGATTGCCCCTCCTATTGATGGGGTTACACCATCGACGGATGACATAGAGCGCATTACCGATGATGCTGAACGCGCAAAACGGATGGGCTTCGGTGGAAAACTCTGCATTCATCCAAAGCAAGTTGACATCGTTATCAAAGCATTTACACCAACCGAGGAAGAATTGGCTTGGGCTCAGCGTGTTATTGAGGCGGATAAAGCTTCTAAAGGGGGTGCCGTGAAGTTGGATGGCCGCATGATTGATCGCCCAGTGGTTTTATTGGCCCAAAGAACCCTGGCAATTACTGGTAAATACTAGGGTTATTGTTGTAAAAAAAGTTATAAAACTGGCAAAATTGGTCAACATAAAAAGATGGAGACCAATATGAAAATCAAGAAATTCGTATTCACAGGAATTGCAGCTGCTTTAACTGCTGGCGCATTTCTGAGTACTAGCGCCCTAGCTCAAAAAGATTGGCCTACTAAGTCAATCACCTTAGTTGTTCCATTTGCTGCCGGCGGTCCAACCGATTCTGTTGCCCGCTTGATTGCAGTTCCTATGGGTCAAACCTTGG includes the following:
- a CDS encoding MmgE/PrpD family protein, which gives rise to MTNQHLSLELATFAANLQATDIPAEVMSRAEDLLVDWFGSAIAGKGSRPVELITQFAQNMGGFDATHAGPAEILVSRKTSSPFLAAMANAAASHVAEQDDVHNGSVFHPATVVFPPVLACAQAIGASGEDLLVAAVAGYEVGIRVGEFLGRSHYKVFHTTGTAGTLAAAAAVGRLLKLSPDQMLNAFGSAGTQSAGLWEFLRDAADSKQLHTAHAASTGLMSAYIAQAGFTGAQHILEGKQGLAAGMSSDSDPSKLVDRLGSRWALAETSFKYYASCRHTHPAADALLQVMLTNNLSPSDISKVETLVHQGAIDVLGPVTDPATVHQSKFSMGTVLALVAHYRFAGLQEFDQHFHDDEICAFRERVSMTLDPEVDSAYPQRWIGKVKVHLTNGQVLDGRVDEPKGDPGNTLSRAEITDKAMRLAAFSAGASPTEMSKAIDLLWNIRKQAKIGFLLPSN
- a CDS encoding CoA ester lyase — translated: MNPLDTPLGYSTNFLFVPGTRPERFIKALDSGASGVVLDLEDAVPEEDKATARDAIRVAWVGFSAEQKKRLVIRTNSPGSKFYSADLILAQELQVACLLIPKSESGDQINGAALILPNTAIIPMIETAVGLDQLKAIANANQVIRIALGNLDLQADLGMVCDRQETELQTARYQIVLASRLAQIAPPIDGVTPSTDDIERITDDAERAKRMGFGGKLCIHPKQVDIVIKAFTPTEEELAWAQRVIEADKASKGGAVKLDGRMIDRPVVLLAQRTLAITGKY